Part of the Fibrobacter sp. genome, GCAATAATGAGCTGGCAAGACAGATGGGACAGAATGGAAGAAAGAGGGCTTTCTCCAATTTCCATCCGTCATCATTTACAAGCAAACTCCAGATTCTTTATCGTCAACTCTACGATGAGAAGAAGAAAAGTTAGCTTTTGTTTTTCAGGTCTTTCTGTTCGACGTGTATATGAGAAGTAACATAGACGAGAAGTGAAAGGATCTGCTTCAGTCATGAAGAATGTGGTTATTATAGGATGCGGATTGGCGGGACTGGGAGCCGCATGGAGGCTTGAGAAAGAGGGTGTTGATCCGATTATTTTCGAGATGGAATCCAGACCGGGTGGATTATGCAGGACAGAGAGGGAAGGGGATTTTTTCTTTGACTATACTGGTCATCTTCTTCACTTTCGCAACGATATCTTTCAAGATCTCGTTTTTTCTCTCATGGGTGAGAAACTCAATAAAAGAAACAGAAGCGCATGGATCTATTCCAAGAATGTGTATACCAGGTATCCTTTTCAGGCAAATCTCTACGGGCTTCCCGTTGATGTGGTGGTAGAGTGTATATACGAGTACAGTAAGCAGTATTTCAGTGGATCCAGTGGGGATGCCGCCTCTTTCGGGGACTGGATTGAAATGCATTTTGGAAAGGGAATCGCAGAGCATTTCATGATTCCTTACAACTCCAAGCTCTACAGGCGTCATCCCGCAGAGATGACCCCTGATTGCACAGGACGATTTGTTCCCAGTTCTGATCTCAAGCTTCTTCTTAAGGGGGCATTAAGTGATAATTCGGGGTCTCTGGGATACAACACCGAGTTTTATTATCCTGATAAAGGTGGAATCGAAACGCTTGTCGGGGCTTTATGTACCGGAAAGAAAATAAACCTTGGTGAGAAAGTTACCAGGATTGACACTGAGAGGCGCAAGGCCTATACGTCTTTGGGTCAGGAGGTTTCATTCGATGGGATAATCTCCACTCAGCCGCTTCCGGAGCTTGTGGTATCGATGGGGGATGGGGGGGATCTCAGGGAGAGAGTGTCGGAGCTGAAACATGTTTCAGTGTTAAATGTAAATGTTGGCGTGAGAGGGAGTCTTGGTGAGCGGCACTGGGTTTATGTGCCTGAGGAGGAGTTTTTGTTTCACCGGATAGGATTCACCCATAACTTTTCGGATCACATGGCTCCAGAGGGGTGCAGTTCAGTTTATCTGGAGATCTCCTATGATCCTGTAATGGGGATAGATCGTGGGGCAACTGTTGAGAGATGTATTGAGGATATGAGGAGAATGGGACTTATTTCCGGTAAGGACGATATTGAGGCTGTTAATATAATAGACATTCCCTATGCGTATGTAATATTTGACAATCGCAGGGTAAAGGCGCTTGAACATATAAGAGGGGCTCTGGAGAGCATCGGGATCTATTCAGCGGGGCGTTTTGGTTCCTGGGAGTATCTCTCGATGGAGGATGCGTTCATGGATGGATGGGCTGCGGCTGAGAAGATGTTAAAGAGCAGAGGGTGACCTGGAAAAATGGAGCTTCGGAAGTTTATTGATATTCTCGATAAGCATGGTTTTTTAAAGCGTGTAAAGAGGAGTGTTGATTGGAAATATGAGATCGGGGAGATTGCCCGCAACGAAAAGGGTACTCCTTTGCTATTTGAAAATATACGTGACTATCACGGTTTCCGTCTCTTCACTGGCGGGATGGCATCACTGCCTTTTATGGCG contains:
- a CDS encoding NAD(P)-binding protein yields the protein MKNVVIIGCGLAGLGAAWRLEKEGVDPIIFEMESRPGGLCRTEREGDFFFDYTGHLLHFRNDIFQDLVFSLMGEKLNKRNRSAWIYSKNVYTRYPFQANLYGLPVDVVVECIYEYSKQYFSGSSGDAASFGDWIEMHFGKGIAEHFMIPYNSKLYRRHPAEMTPDCTGRFVPSSDLKLLLKGALSDNSGSLGYNTEFYYPDKGGIETLVGALCTGKKINLGEKVTRIDTERRKAYTSLGQEVSFDGIISTQPLPELVVSMGDGGDLRERVSELKHVSVLNVNVGVRGSLGERHWVYVPEEEFLFHRIGFTHNFSDHMAPEGCSSVYLEISYDPVMGIDRGATVERCIEDMRRMGLISGKDDIEAVNIIDIPYAYVIFDNRRVKALEHIRGALESIGIYSAGRFGSWEYLSMEDAFMDGWAAAEKMLKSRG